A stretch of Henckelia pumila isolate YLH828 chromosome 4, ASM3356847v2, whole genome shotgun sequence DNA encodes these proteins:
- the LOC140863193 gene encoding O-fucosyltransferase 15 has protein sequence MSLSNLSDITTTSGNTSNEEDGDDPPISGSRVHSRKSNSPARRSGSSPASSFGSLPPTRFSAFSLSSEASTTWVNGFLGGSVIDAKKMNKAKIKVWYRKKRTIGLAALIGFFFLMNWWMLSRIQEPGRTHGEIKVKLLKANSSTVSIREELERLGRGRKPQKTIFARLLSKAAHALAEEQNKPEPKDLWVEPYIRASSWTPCSQTRDWKPSEGDNGYILVTANGGINQQRVAVCNSVAIARLLNATLVLPNFMYSSVWRDSSQFGDIYQEEHFINYLKPDIRIVKKLPKELQSLDLNAIGSVVTDIDVVKEAKPSFYLKNILPILHRNRVVHFVGFGNRLASDPIPRQIQRLRCRCNFHALRFVPKIQQAGALLIQRMRQNDTGLGHLDHYLVGPFSQSKMKGQRIHAAKTSRYLALHLRFEIDMVAHSLCEFGGGEEEMQELEAYRNIHFPALAELKKTKKLPSPTDLRSEGLCPLMPEETVLMLAALGFNRRSHIYLAGAHIYGGESRLAALTTLFPNLVTKENLLSSAEIEPFANFSSQLAALDFIVCTASDVFAMTDSGSQFSSLVAGYRIYYGGGKMPSIRPNKRRLADIFVKNNTIQWKVFETRVRKAVKQNKRVFSRPVGRSVYRYPRCRDCMCYTA, from the exons ATGTCCCTTTCCAATCTCTCGGACATCACCACAACTAGTGGCAACACATCCAACGAAGAAGATGGCGATGACCCTCCAATTTCAGGGTCTCGGGTTCATTCCCGGAAGTCAAATAGTCCGGCCCGCCGGAGCGGTTCTTCACCCGCCAGTTCTTTCGGGTCGTTGCCCCCGACCAGATTCTCGGCCTTTTCCCTCTCATCCGAGGCCTCGACGACGTGGGTTAATGGGTTTCTTGGCGGTTCTGTAATTGATGCCAAGAAAATGAACAAAGCCAAGATAAAGGTGTGGTATAGGAAGAAGAGGACGATTGGATTGGCGGCGTTGATTGGTTTCTTTTTCTTGATGAACTGGTGGATGCTTTCTCGGATCCAAGAACCGGGTCGAACCCATGGGGAAATCAAGGTTAAGTTGTTGAAAGCGAATTCTTCCACTGTATCTATCCGG GAAGAATTAGAAAGACTTGGTAGAGGAAGAAAACCACAGAAAACAATATTCGCGAGGCTTTTGTCCAAGGCTGCTCATGCATTAGCGGAG GAACAGAACAAGCCTGAGCCTAAGGACTTGTGGGTGGAACCTTACATCCGTGCTTCTTCCTGGACGCCTTGTTCTCAGACACGAGATTGGAAACCTAGTG aGGGTGACAATGGTTATATACTGGTCACTGCAAATGGTGGAATAAATCAGCAGCGAGTTGCT GTGTGCAATTCTGTTGCTATTGCTAGGTTACTTAATGCAACACTTGTTCTTCCCAATTTTATGTACAGCAGTGTTTGGAGGGATTCCAG TCAGTTCGGGGATATATACCAGGAGGAGCATTTCATCAACTACTTGAAACCTGATATTCGAATTGTCAAGAAACTTCCAAAGGAATTGCAATCATTAGACTTAAATGCAATTGGAAGTGTG GTGACAGACATAGATGTGGTAAAAGAGGCTAAGCCaagtttttatttgaaaaatattcttCCCATTTTACACCGCAACAGAGTTGTTCATTTTGTTGGATTTGGGAATCGATTGGCATCTGATCCCATACCACGTCAGATACAG AGACTTCGATGCAGATGCAATTTTCATGCCCTGAGGTTCGTTCCCAAAATACAGCAAGCAGGCGCTCTGCTGATTCAGAGAATGCGTCAAAATGATACCGGCTTGGGACATTTGGACCATTATCTTGTTGGCCCTTTTTCACAGTCAAAAATGAAGGGGCAAAGAATTCATGCAGCTAAAACATCCAGATACTTGGCCTTACATCTGAGATTTGAAATTGACATGGTGGCTCATTCTTTGTGTGAATTTGGTGGAGGTGAAGAAGAAATGCAAGAGTTAGAGGCTTATAGGAACATCCATTTTCCTGCATTGGCGGAACTGAAAAAGACTAAAAA GTTACCCTCCCCTACAGATTTAAGATCAGAAGGACTATGCCCCTTAATGCCGGAGGAGACTGTGCTCATGCTTGCGGCCCTTGGTTTCAACCGAAGGTCCCACATATACCTTGCAGGGGCTCATATTTATGGAGGGGAGTCGAGATTGGCAGCCTTGACTACATTGTTCCCTAATTTAGTAACCAAAGAAAACTTGCTTTCTTCTGCTGAGATCGAGCCATTTGCAAATTTCTCATCTCAG TTGGCTGCACTTGACTTCATAGTATGCACAGCTTCAGACGTATTTGCCATGACAGACTCAGGCAGTCAGTTTTCTTCTTTAGTAGCCGGTTATCGAATCTACTACGGTGGAGGGAAGATGCCATCCATCAGGCCAAACAAACGGAGGCTTGCTGACATTTTTGTGAAAAACAACACAATACAGTGGAAGGTTTTCGAGACGAGAGTGAGGAAGGCCGTGAAGCAAAATAAACGCGTGTTTTCCCGGCCTGTGGGAAGAAGTGTATATAGATATCCTCGATGTCGGGATTGTATGTGTTATACGGCTTAA